The genomic region CGGGAACAATGGTGTATGTCGAGCAGGAGCTCGCCGAGGCGGCCGCTGGAGTGAGCAGCGGTGCGGACTACGATGCTGCTCTCGATGGTTGGCTTGCTCTGGCGGAATCGCGGCAGGCGAGAGTCGACGACGTCCGCGTATTCGACGGCGAGCAGGCGCTCGCGGTTGCGCGCCGCATTCGGCACGCAGTGCCGGCGACGATGAACGAGCGAGGGGCCGGACAGCGCGCCTCAGGTGGAAGAAAGGTTTCGACTGACTGGGCTGTTCCGTATCGCCGGTTGAACGAGGCGCTCTCGGCCTCGCGGGAGATGGCACGACAGGCCGGAGTAAGTCAGGCGGTCACGTACGGTCACGCGGGGAACGGGCATCCTCACCAGAATTGGGTCGCGCGCGACTCTGAAGAGCTCGAAGCCATCGAGCGGGTTGTCGAGCAGACGCTCCGCATGGTCGTGAAGATGGGCGGCACGGTGTCCGCCGAGCACGGCATCGGCAAGCTCAAGACGCACTGGCTTCCGCTCCAGATGTCGCCGCTTGCGTTTCGCGTGATGCGCGCGGTGAAGCAGGAGCTGGACCCTCTCGGAATCCTCGCGCCTGGGAACATCTTCTGACCGAACCCGGCCCGCGCTTCAAATCCGTCGTGCTCGACGTGGATTCGACGTTGTGCGCGATCGAGGGGATCGACTGGCTGGCATCGCGTCGCAGTTCCGCGGTGCGCGATCGCGTCGCGGAAGTCACAGAGCGCGCGATGCGCGGAGAGATTCCGCTCGGCGATGTATACGCAGAGCGGCTCGAGGCTGTAAGGCCGTCACGCGAGGAAGTCCGCCAACTGGCAGACGCCTATATGGAGCGTATCGAACCGCGGGTTGCAGAATCGTTAGCAAAGCTAACTAATGCCGGTATACATGTAGTCCTTGTCACCGCCGGAATCCGCGACGCCATCGTGCCGGTTGCCGAGGCAGTAGGGCTGCTTCCGAGCGTCGTACATGCTGTCTCCCTCTACTTCACCGAGCCGGGTGACTACCTGGGATTCGACGCACAGTCCCCGCTCACGCGCAACGGGGGCAAAGTCGAGATGGTGCGAGCGCTCGGCCTCGCGCGGCCAATCCTCGGCGTGGGGGATGGCATCACTGACCTCGAGGCGCGCACCGCAGATCCGCCGGCGGTGGACGCCTTTGCTGCATATACGGGCGTCGCCACGCGTGACGCTGTAGTGCGAGGTGCGGATTACGTCATCAGCAGGTTCGACGAGCTACCCGGCATCGTGTTCGGCTGAGTCGGCTGGAAACGCACATCAACGCATCTGTGCGCTTGCCACAGAAACACAGAAACACAGAACATTTCTTTTGTTAACCGCGGCGGGCTTCGGGTTACTGCTGACGCTTTGCGATGGTGGAAAGTTGGTTTGGTCGGGTTCCTTTCGGCGTGAGACGCGTCTACATCGGAGGGCTGCACCGGGAACTCACTGAGCGGATTATCGGTGCAGCGATTGACGTGCATACGTCGATCGGGCCTGGCCTGCTTGAATCGACGTATGAAGAATGCCTCGCCCAGGAGCTACGAGACCGAGAGCTCGCCGTATCGAGGCAGGTGTTCGTACCGCTGCTGTACAAGGGCAAGCCTCTAGGAGCAGCCTATCGTCTGGATTTGCTAGTCGAGAAGCTAGTGATCGTTGAAGTGAAGGCAGTGGAACGTCTTGGGGGCATCCCTTTTAAAAGAATATTCTGTGTTTCTGTGATTCTGTGGCGAGCGCACAGATCTGAAAGGAGCGGATTAGCGCTTTTGCAATGAGCCTGGCGGAAGGGAGCGGTTCCAGTCGAGCACCCGGTATTTTTTCAGAATCTCGAGCGTCCGGTCGATCGGCAGCGCTTCGACCGTGCGGGCGCTTCCGGTTACGGTTGTCGCGCGGAGAAGTGAATTGTAAATCGCTTCTTCAGTTGCTTCGGCAACCGCCTGGAACAGGGGCGACGTGGCGTTGTTCGACAGCGTTCGGCCGGCGTGAGCCACGCTGTCGGCCCTCATTCGTACATCGGACGAGGTCGAGAACGCAATCACGTAGTCGCCTGAGCCATTCGAGAAACTCGAGCCCGTCCGCCCCAGGCCTACGATCGCTCTCGCCGCAAGTCGCTCGAGATTCCTCGCGTCGAGCGGCGCGTCCGTTGCGACGACGATCATGATACTGCCGTCCGCCTTGTCGTCGTTGACCTCGGCGGTACGCTCCAGCTCACGCTGAAGCGAGTAGCGCCCCAGCTCGCGGCCGACCGGAGCGCCGTTCATGGTGAGGACGCCGCCGAAGTTGCTTTGAACCAGAACTCCAACCGTGTGCCCGCCAAGTGTGGCCGGCAGCTGGCGGCTGCTGGTTCCTATTCCGCCTTTCCATCCAAATGCAACCGTGCCCGTGCCTGCGCCGACGGATCCTTCAGCCACCGGTCCGCTCGTCGCCGATTGGAGCGCGCGGACGACGTGGTCCGCTGTGATTGGGCGCGAACGAATAGAGTTCAGCGCTCCGTCATTGGTCTCGCCCACAACGGGGTTGATCGATCCGACTCCCTGCATTCCGGGCTGGTGCAGCATCCAGTCCACCATGGCATCGGCGGCTTTCCAGACGCAGAGAGTGCAGGTGAGAAGAATCGGCGTCTCGAGCTCGCCAAGCTCGCGAAGCTGAGTGATGCCCAGGAGTTTCCCGAACCCGTTGCCGACATATAGCGCCGCAGGAACGCGCTCGCGGAACAGATTGCCCGGATGCGGAATGATCGCTGTCACTCCGGTGCGGACCGAATCACCTTCGACCACCGTAACCTGGCCGACACGGACGCCCGTGACATCGGTGATCGCGTTCTGTGGTCCCGGATCGAGAATGCCGACGACAAGGCCAATGTCGCGCGCGCGAGGACGCGACTGCTGCGCGGACGCCGGCGCGGGGCCCAGATTGGAAAGCGTCATTAAAGCGATGACAGCAAATACCGGGAGTTTCTCATTCATGCGGGCGCATTTGTTGTAGCGACTACATCGCGTCGTTTCGCGTAGTGACGAAAGTGAGCACGCTCATGATTGAGCGAAAGGCCCGAGCCGAGGCTCCGACTCTGGACGGTGGCACCGGGGCACCGTACTATGCCCGCATGTTGAGGATCGCTCTTGCGGGACTGCACTTGCTGGCGCTCGGACTCGGTCTGGGCGCGGTGTTGACCCGGGGCAAGTCGCTGAGGGAACCTCCGACCGCGGGCTCGCTCGCTCGCGCGTTCCGTGCCGACACGCTATGGGGAATCGCCGCGGCGCTCTGGATCGGAACCGGTTTATGGCGGGTTCTGGCCTCCAGCGAAAAGTCGATGCAGTACTACCTGCACAATCACCTTTTCTACGCGAAGATGGGGCTGCTCGCGATAATTCTCGCACTCGAGATATGGCCGATGATGACT from Gemmatimonadaceae bacterium harbors:
- a CDS encoding DUF2214 family protein, with amino-acid sequence MIERKARAEAPTLDGGTGAPYYARMLRIALAGLHLLALGLGLGAVLTRGKSLREPPTAGSLARAFRADTLWGIAAALWIGTGLWRVLASSEKSMQYYLHNHLFYAKMGLLAIILALEIWPMMTLIRLRAAMARGAAGELSARSSTLGRIATISHIEAAIVVIMVFIAAAMARGYGAR
- a CDS encoding haloacid dehalogenase-like hydrolase, producing the protein MLDVDSTLCAIEGIDWLASRRSSAVRDRVAEVTERAMRGEIPLGDVYAERLEAVRPSREEVRQLADAYMERIEPRVAESLAKLTNAGIHVVLVTAGIRDAIVPVAEAVGLLPSVVHAVSLYFTEPGDYLGFDAQSPLTRNGGKVEMVRALGLARPILGVGDGITDLEARTADPPAVDAFAAYTGVATRDAVVRGADYVISRFDELPGIVFG
- a CDS encoding P1 family peptidase translates to MNEKLPVFAVIALMTLSNLGPAPASAQQSRPRARDIGLVVGILDPGPQNAITDVTGVRVGQVTVVEGDSVRTGVTAIIPHPGNLFRERVPAALYVGNGFGKLLGITQLRELGELETPILLTCTLCVWKAADAMVDWMLHQPGMQGVGSINPVVGETNDGALNSIRSRPITADHVVRALQSATSGPVAEGSVGAGTGTVAFGWKGGIGTSSRQLPATLGGHTVGVLVQSNFGGVLTMNGAPVGRELGRYSLQRELERTAEVNDDKADGSIMIVVATDAPLDARNLERLAARAIVGLGRTGSSFSNGSGDYVIAFSTSSDVRMRADSVAHAGRTLSNNATSPLFQAVAEATEEAIYNSLLRATTVTGSARTVEALPIDRTLEILKKYRVLDWNRSLPPGSLQKR